The proteins below are encoded in one region of Chitinophagales bacterium:
- a CDS encoding peptidylprolyl isomerase, whose product MKMIVLLTGLITLLIFSESFAQAPSTTNPVLFTIGSEQVTKDEFVKVYQKTNVSGEADFSEKSLRDYLDLYVNFRLKVKQSRDMKMDTTAAVLNEFKTYRSKLTPAYMFDTTILRQAYNRMQKDVHIEHVLLKLDPNASQADTLKAYKRITNWKNQITSGKKDFNTLAADSSSDPSAKDNKGDLGYITALQVIYPFETAAYSTPVGKMTIVRTRFGYHLIKVLDVRHSRGMITASHLFIKVAQNATSEDKTKAKQKIDSLYQALKNGASWDDLVKQNSQDKTSAANGGKLPSFGTGQMVGEFEDVAFALKNPGDMSEPVQTKFGWHIIKLIEKKPIGTYEQTRDDIKKKVENGPWSEYAKQSFLNQVKKEYRFTEFPEKKKVLMSKMDSSLLKGNWNDSAMMNMNDVLFTFTDTKWVPEKKSYTQKDFADFILKNQRKFLNQGGLQSMYNKLYDAFVLASAGNFEDARLESKYPPFRDLMEEYMNGILLFDLASDKVWTKAVEDTTGLKTFYEAGKNNYMGQERAQVTTYMCKNKDCEEDLKKYMAKNSSDNDLLSKLNRKGKTNLTIATAEFEKGKESEIEKLGWGTAGTTYTVNSDSVFKIMKIVSILPPAPKQLTDVKGYVVADYQENLEKKWIADLRQKYPVKINEQVFQSIVKK is encoded by the coding sequence ATGAAAATGATTGTCCTGCTTACGGGCTTAATCACCCTATTAATCTTCTCTGAAAGTTTTGCTCAGGCTCCTTCAACCACAAATCCGGTATTGTTTACTATTGGCAGTGAACAGGTTACAAAAGATGAATTTGTGAAGGTCTATCAAAAAACCAATGTAAGCGGTGAGGCAGATTTTAGTGAAAAATCACTTCGTGATTACCTTGATCTTTATGTGAATTTCCGTTTAAAAGTAAAGCAGTCCCGCGATATGAAGATGGACACTACAGCGGCGGTGTTAAATGAATTTAAAACATACCGCAGTAAGCTTACACCAGCTTACATGTTTGATACTACCATACTGAGACAAGCTTATAACCGCATGCAGAAAGATGTACATATAGAACATGTTTTGCTGAAGCTTGATCCCAATGCTTCCCAGGCTGACACGTTAAAAGCTTATAAACGCATTACTAACTGGAAAAATCAAATAACATCAGGAAAAAAAGATTTCAATACGCTGGCTGCTGATTCATCGAGTGATCCATCAGCCAAAGACAATAAGGGAGATTTAGGATATATAACTGCCCTGCAGGTAATATATCCGTTTGAAACTGCAGCTTACAGCACCCCGGTCGGTAAAATGACTATTGTACGTACCCGTTTTGGATATCATTTAATTAAAGTTCTTGATGTTAGACACTCACGGGGAATGATAACTGCATCACATCTATTTATAAAAGTTGCGCAAAACGCTACCTCCGAGGATAAAACCAAAGCCAAACAAAAAATTGATTCTTTATATCAGGCATTAAAGAATGGCGCCAGCTGGGATGACTTGGTAAAGCAGAATTCACAGGATAAAACATCAGCCGCAAATGGTGGAAAATTGCCATCATTCGGTACCGGACAAATGGTTGGCGAGTTTGAAGACGTGGCATTTGCGTTAAAAAATCCGGGAGATATGTCAGAACCTGTTCAAACGAAATTTGGATGGCATATTATTAAGCTGATTGAAAAAAAACCAATTGGCACCTATGAGCAAACCCGGGACGACATTAAGAAAAAGGTAGAAAATGGTCCGTGGTCAGAATATGCAAAACAATCGTTTTTAAACCAGGTAAAAAAAGAATACAGGTTTACTGAGTTCCCTGAAAAGAAGAAAGTCCTGATGTCGAAAATGGATTCATCACTGCTGAAAGGTAACTGGAATGATTCTGCGATGATGAATATGAATGATGTGCTTTTCACATTTACAGATACCAAATGGGTTCCGGAGAAAAAAAGCTATACTCAAAAGGATTTTGCAGACTTTATTTTAAAAAATCAGCGTAAATTTTTGAACCAGGGTGGGCTGCAAAGCATGTACAATAAACTTTACGATGCCTTTGTGCTTGCAAGTGCTGGTAACTTTGAAGATGCGCGCCTGGAATCAAAATACCCCCCTTTCAGAGACTTGATGGAAGAATACATGAATGGTATATTACTTTTTGATCTGGCAAGTGATAAGGTATGGACAAAAGCAGTGGAAGATACAACCGGATTAAAAACTTTCTATGAGGCAGGAAAAAATAATTATATGGGGCAGGAAAGGGCTCAGGTAACTACTTACATGTGTAAAAATAAGGACTGTGAAGAAGATCTCAAGAAATATATGGCTAAAAATAGTAGCGATAATGATCTGCTTTCAAAATTAAACCGTAAAGGAAAAACAAACCTTACAATTGCGACAGCAGAATTCGAAAAGGGTAAAGAATCAGAAATTGAAAAACTCGGTTGGGGAACGGCTGGCACTACATATACAGTAAACTCCGATTCTGTGTTTAAAATAATGAAAATTGTAAGCATTTTACCACCTGCTCCTAAGCAATTGACCGATGTAAAAGGATATGTAGTGGCAGATTATCAGGAAAATCTTGAAAAGAAATGGATTGCGGATCTTAGACAAAAATATCCCGTGAAAATCAATGAGCAGGTTTTTCAAAGTATTGTTAAAAAATAA
- a CDS encoding zinc metalloprotease, with amino-acid sequence MNIKFIRSFVGGIIIFFVFYSRLLGQQADRCGTMEYLDQYEKLHPGTKISIKQVQEQAAQWILDHTSTRNIATIPVVVHVVYNTAAENISDDQIRSQIDVLNEDYQAMNFDTVKAPPIYKPLIGNAGMEFCLAAVDPFGNATTGIIRTSTTHISFDLDDSVKFTKKGGDDAWPSTKYMNIWVCNLTPPKLGFTTLPSGTKANPTDGVVVTYRAFGREGKYLDPRYNLGRTCTHEVGHWLGLTHIWGDDGGSCDGSDNIDDTPNQADANYGCVAFPHITCDNNGDMSMNYMDYSDDRCMYMFTIDQANEMIGILNTTRKSILSSTAGCNTTYTYSNDARINSIIVPGDTVKAQSFNPMVQIMNKGQNDLTFLHIEYQIDGQDIQTYDFMGNLPSGYVANITLPLAFTGEGGHIFTVWSTDPNQQQDQYLSNDTLTTIFTITSVVPKNTFDVSFDSPSSLNITIQNPGAPSVLLAIINSMGEVVYQKQLSLISQTTFNFDFADMATGVYFIQGKVGYYYTRGKFLYINPGR; translated from the coding sequence ATGAATATAAAGTTTATAAGGTCATTCGTTGGAGGAATAATTATTTTTTTTGTTTTTTATTCCAGGTTATTGGGACAGCAGGCAGACAGGTGTGGAACTATGGAATACCTGGATCAATATGAAAAGCTGCACCCAGGAACCAAAATTTCTATAAAACAAGTTCAGGAACAGGCGGCTCAATGGATCCTGGATCATACATCCACACGTAATATTGCCACAATCCCGGTGGTGGTTCATGTAGTATATAATACAGCTGCTGAAAATATCTCAGATGATCAAATACGCAGTCAGATAGATGTTTTGAATGAGGATTACCAGGCAATGAATTTTGATACTGTTAAAGCTCCACCAATTTATAAACCCTTAATAGGTAATGCCGGAATGGAGTTTTGCCTTGCAGCTGTTGATCCGTTTGGAAATGCAACTACGGGTATTATTCGCACCTCTACCACCCATATCTCCTTTGACCTTGATGACAGTGTAAAATTTACCAAAAAGGGTGGTGATGATGCATGGCCTTCCACAAAATATATGAACATATGGGTCTGTAACCTCACTCCTCCTAAATTAGGTTTTACTACTCTTCCCTCGGGAACTAAAGCAAATCCTACTGACGGCGTGGTAGTTACTTATCGGGCTTTTGGTCGGGAAGGCAAATATTTGGATCCCCGCTATAATCTCGGACGAACCTGTACACATGAAGTGGGGCACTGGCTTGGATTAACCCATATCTGGGGGGACGATGGTGGCTCATGCGATGGGTCTGATAATATTGATGATACTCCAAATCAGGCTGATGCTAATTATGGTTGCGTGGCCTTTCCTCACATTACCTGCGATAACAATGGGGACATGTCTATGAATTATATGGATTATAGTGATGATCGCTGTATGTATATGTTTACGATAGACCAGGCAAACGAAATGATAGGGATTTTAAATACAACACGTAAAAGCATTTTAAGCTCTACTGCAGGATGTAACACCACTTATACTTATAGTAACGATGCAAGAATAAATTCGATAATTGTGCCTGGCGATACGGTTAAGGCACAGTCATTTAATCCTATGGTTCAAATCATGAATAAAGGACAAAACGACCTTACCTTTTTGCACATTGAATACCAGATTGACGGACAGGATATTCAAACATATGATTTTATGGGCAATTTGCCATCTGGCTATGTCGCTAATATCACGCTGCCTTTAGCATTCACAGGTGAAGGAGGACATATTTTTACAGTCTGGAGCACTGACCCCAATCAGCAGCAGGATCAATACTTAAGTAACGATACTTTGACCACTATTTTTACAATTACCAGTGTGGTTCCAAAAAATACATTTGACGTCTCCTTCGATTCCCCTTCGAGCTTAAATATTACCATACAAAATCCTGGTGCACCATCCGTATTGCTCGCAATTATAAATTCTATGGGAGAAGTGGTGTATCAAAAACAACTTTCATTAATAAGTCAAACTACCTTCAATTTCGACTTTGCAGATATGGCCACAGGTGTTTATTTTATTCAGGGTAAGGTAGGATATTATTATACCAGGGGCAAATTTTTGTATATAAACCCGGGTCGTTGA
- a CDS encoding phosphoheptose isomerase: MENITLRSVIDDSGNSVSPVMEPGTKNFLIDIDGTITYDIPNEEPARMVSCQPYADALLTINRWYEEGHIIYFFSSRTESLRGITETWLKKHGFKYHGILLGKPRGGNYHWIDNHIVRATRFIGKFGDLVKKQHEIEVFEK; this comes from the coding sequence ATGGAGAACATTACACTCAGGAGCGTAATTGATGATTCAGGAAATTCTGTAAGTCCTGTTATGGAGCCTGGCACAAAGAATTTTCTGATTGATATCGATGGAACGATTACATATGATATTCCGAATGAAGAGCCGGCACGTATGGTAAGTTGCCAGCCGTACGCTGATGCGCTGCTTACCATTAACAGGTGGTACGAGGAAGGTCACATCATATATTTCTTCTCTTCGCGCACAGAATCTCTCCGTGGGATTACGGAGACGTGGCTTAAAAAACATGGCTTTAAATACCATGGTATTCTGCTTGGTAAACCCCGTGGTGGTAACTATCACTGGATTGATAACCACATTGTGCGTGCTACCCGTTTTATCGGCAAATTTGGTGATCTTGTGAAGAAGCAACACGAAATAGAAGTGTTTGAAAAATAG
- a CDS encoding DUF3667 domain-containing protein translates to MPFTYMLPENQFSTLLDAEKAAFDQGFKHHFIVHEEKLTSVETQQTFPAEEVKIIAFNRVEGSSDPDESAILYLIETRSGLKGTLTDAFGIYADAQVSEFMKKIEIDRNDIAGRFESKLCLNCSTPLRGQYCYSCGQRDEHLHEPFYNLLAHGFSDYWHLDSRFIRTFIPLIFNPGFLTREFISGKRASYVHPVRLYFFISVIFFLISVSVFNKEIIKTFSNNPLSFFSLKDSTLRTDLELKNRMKGLSASRQKQIVDSLNKNYSEKISRIIGDTSEKDSTGLRIGLQQSENKGSDAIFSSSSKLPSSVEAYEDSVNRLAINQRPSWICQLFERQLIHLNMRAHENGSELIQEWLESFVHNLPKLFFLLLPIFALIMKLVYIRRKIYLIDHGVFTLYFHSFVFLLFLLVLLAGSVFHSASSHAGLIFTILFIYLLIALKRIYRQSWIKTVVKEFLILFLYGLFILPAALLVLLLSGTTL, encoded by the coding sequence TTGCCTTTTACTTACATGCTTCCCGAAAATCAATTTTCAACCTTACTTGATGCTGAAAAAGCTGCGTTTGATCAGGGCTTCAAACATCATTTTATAGTACATGAAGAGAAATTGACCAGCGTTGAAACACAGCAAACATTTCCTGCGGAAGAAGTTAAAATAATAGCATTTAACAGGGTAGAGGGCAGCAGCGATCCCGATGAGAGCGCAATCCTTTATTTGATTGAAACAAGATCCGGTTTAAAAGGCACCCTTACCGATGCATTCGGAATTTATGCTGATGCTCAAGTCTCTGAATTCATGAAAAAGATTGAGATCGACCGGAATGATATAGCAGGAAGATTTGAATCTAAGCTTTGTTTGAATTGCAGCACTCCGCTACGGGGACAATATTGCTATTCATGCGGCCAGAGAGACGAACACCTCCATGAACCTTTCTACAACCTGCTTGCACATGGATTTTCTGACTACTGGCACCTCGATAGCAGGTTTATCCGAACATTTATACCCCTGATTTTTAACCCAGGCTTCTTAACACGTGAATTTATTTCCGGTAAGAGAGCTTCTTATGTACATCCCGTACGGCTTTACTTTTTTATAAGCGTTATATTTTTTCTGATTTCTGTAAGTGTATTTAATAAAGAGATAATCAAAACTTTTTCTAATAATCCATTGTCTTTTTTTTCCTTGAAAGATTCTACGCTACGTACGGATTTGGAGTTAAAAAACAGAATGAAGGGATTAAGTGCTTCCCGGCAAAAACAAATAGTTGATTCCTTAAATAAGAATTACAGTGAAAAAATATCCCGTATAATCGGGGATACGTCGGAAAAAGATTCAACCGGGTTAAGGATTGGTTTGCAGCAGTCTGAAAACAAAGGTTCCGACGCCATCTTTTCATCATCCAGTAAATTACCATCCTCCGTAGAAGCATACGAAGATTCTGTAAACAGGCTGGCTATTAACCAGCGTCCTTCCTGGATTTGTCAGCTTTTTGAGAGACAACTTATTCATCTGAATATGCGTGCGCATGAAAATGGCAGCGAGCTGATCCAGGAATGGCTGGAATCATTTGTGCATAACCTTCCAAAACTTTTTTTCCTGTTGTTGCCAATATTTGCGCTTATCATGAAACTGGTATATATCCGGCGAAAGATCTATCTGATCGATCACGGTGTATTTACACTGTATTTTCATTCATTTGTTTTTCTGCTTTTTCTTTTAGTATTGCTGGCAGGGAGTGTATTTCATTCAGCCTCATCGCATGCAGGTCTTATCTTTACTATATTATTTATTTACCTTCTTATCGCCTTAAAAAGAATATACCGGCAATCGTGGATTAAAACTGTAGTTAAGGAGTTTTTAATACTCTTTCTATATGGTCTGTTTATTTTACCGGCAGCATTGCTCGTGTTGTTATTATCAGGAACCACCTTGTAA
- a CDS encoding noncanonical pyrimidine nucleotidase, YjjG family → MNQREYKHIFFDLDETLWDFKKNSLETLTDIYEEFRLDKKGIGRDEFLSRYYHHNTIYWDQYRNGLIEREHLRIIRFRSTLKEFEVQDEILIKNLSEKYLEILPTKTHLHTGAIEILEYLRLKYSLHIITNGFEEVQNKKLHHSKIISFFKYVITSEMAGSQKPNREIFKYALDKTNAFILNSVFIGDSIEADMAGAKAIGMDHVFFNPDKVLHQEILMHEIYSLAELKALL, encoded by the coding sequence TTGAACCAGAGAGAATACAAGCATATTTTTTTTGATTTAGATGAGACGTTGTGGGATTTTAAAAAAAATTCTTTAGAAACGCTGACCGATATTTATGAGGAGTTCCGGCTGGATAAAAAGGGTATTGGCCGGGATGAATTTCTCTCCAGGTATTATCATCACAATACTATTTATTGGGATCAATATCGGAACGGGCTGATTGAGCGGGAACATTTACGCATCATACGTTTTAGAAGCACCCTCAAAGAATTTGAAGTGCAGGATGAAATTCTAATCAAAAATCTTTCTGAAAAATACCTCGAAATTCTGCCTACAAAAACCCATCTGCATACCGGAGCTATTGAAATACTGGAATACTTAAGGCTGAAGTATTCTTTACATATTATTACTAATGGGTTCGAGGAAGTACAGAATAAAAAGCTTCACCATTCCAAAATCATCTCTTTCTTTAAATATGTTATTACCTCGGAAATGGCAGGAAGTCAAAAGCCTAACCGTGAAATTTTCAAATATGCTCTTGATAAGACAAATGCTTTCATTCTAAACAGCGTTTTTATTGGCGACAGTATAGAAGCAGATATGGCAGGTGCTAAAGCTATAGGGATGGACCACGTTTTTTTTAATCCGGATAAAGTTCTGCACCAAGAAATTCTGATGCATGAAATTTATTCGCTGGCAGAATTAAAAGCACTGTTGTAA
- a CDS encoding acetolactate decarboxylase, with protein sequence MTQILFMNCSQVKIYLLITFVVLIHINCNTSKSYNATTVGEIEDLIKKGNMAEHIALKELQDKPNVYALGSVTNLKGFIVIENSRPFTSYITNNQVNIDSSWNTTATLLVYAQVQNWNEIEIPAAVKTYTQLEKFINDASVKSGLNTEVAFPFLLKGTVSSLNWRVSDWSPGDKEITNKKVKNSGLKGRSENVTTTVVGFYCTKQYRVLAEHDTKMHLHFISDDRKVSGHIDEITIDGRLRLYLPMESFKPS encoded by the coding sequence TTGACTCAAATTTTATTCATGAATTGCAGCCAGGTGAAGATTTACTTATTGATAACTTTCGTTGTACTGATTCACATTAATTGTAACACTTCTAAAAGTTACAATGCTACAACAGTAGGTGAAATCGAGGATTTAATTAAGAAGGGTAATATGGCGGAGCATATTGCATTAAAAGAATTGCAGGATAAGCCTAATGTTTATGCATTGGGTTCAGTTACGAACTTAAAGGGATTTATTGTAATTGAAAACAGCAGACCATTTACTTCTTATATTACAAATAACCAGGTAAATATTGATTCATCCTGGAATACGACTGCTACACTTCTGGTTTACGCCCAGGTGCAAAATTGGAATGAAATAGAAATTCCGGCTGCCGTAAAAACATACACGCAGTTGGAAAAATTTATAAATGATGCTTCTGTTAAGAGCGGCTTGAATACTGAGGTAGCTTTTCCTTTTCTATTGAAAGGAACGGTGTCTTCTCTTAACTGGCGCGTGAGCGATTGGAGCCCTGGCGATAAGGAAATAACCAATAAGAAAGTAAAAAATTCAGGGTTGAAAGGGCGAAGCGAAAATGTAACTACTACTGTTGTTGGTTTTTATTGTACGAAACAGTATCGCGTTCTCGCAGAACATGATACCAAAATGCACCTTCACTTTATTAGTGATGATAGAAAAGTATCCGGCCATATTGATGAAATAACCATTGATGGTAGATTAAGGTTATACCTGCCCATGGAATCGTTTAAACCCAGCTAA
- a CDS encoding aldo/keto reductase, which translates to MEYKRLGNSGLPVSILSFGSWLTFGQQIDDSVAEKCMKIAYDHGINFFDNAEVYARGESEKVMGKILKNMNWNRDSYMVSSKVFFGTGNLPTQKGLHRKHIMEACHAAMKRLKVNYLDLFFCHRPDPQTPIEETVWAMHSLIQQGKVFYWGTSEWSAEQIIEAHTVAEKHHLMAPTMEQPQYNMLHRQRFEAEYAPLYERYGMGTTIWSPLASGILTGKYNNSKPGSTRLFMKGLEWLKEQKLNDENVLGKIKLLSAFALEIGIRMPHLAIGWCLKNSNVSTVILGASKTSQLKENLDALEILPKLTDDVMARIETILQNKP; encoded by the coding sequence ATGGAGTATAAAAGATTGGGTAATTCGGGACTTCCTGTCAGCATATTATCATTTGGATCATGGCTAACGTTTGGACAACAAATTGACGATAGTGTAGCAGAAAAGTGCATGAAAATAGCCTATGATCATGGCATCAATTTTTTTGACAATGCAGAAGTATATGCGAGGGGTGAATCGGAAAAGGTGATGGGTAAGATTCTGAAAAATATGAACTGGAACCGGGATTCATATATGGTGTCCAGCAAGGTTTTTTTTGGAACAGGAAATCTTCCTACTCAGAAAGGACTGCACCGTAAACATATAATGGAGGCATGCCACGCTGCTATGAAGCGTTTAAAAGTAAATTACCTCGATCTGTTTTTTTGCCATAGGCCTGATCCTCAAACTCCGATTGAAGAAACAGTGTGGGCAATGCATTCGCTTATCCAACAGGGTAAGGTTTTCTATTGGGGCACATCAGAATGGAGTGCAGAACAAATCATAGAGGCTCATACAGTGGCAGAAAAGCACCATTTAATGGCTCCCACCATGGAACAACCCCAATACAATATGCTTCACCGTCAGCGCTTTGAAGCAGAATATGCTCCTTTATATGAGCGCTATGGCATGGGAACTACCATTTGGTCTCCTCTCGCTTCAGGAATTTTAACAGGCAAATACAACAATAGCAAACCTGGTAGCACACGTCTTTTTATGAAAGGCCTGGAATGGCTGAAGGAACAAAAGCTGAATGACGAAAATGTTTTGGGGAAAATTAAGCTACTTAGCGCTTTTGCGCTGGAAATTGGAATCAGGATGCCTCATCTTGCAATAGGTTGGTGCCTGAAAAATTCTAATGTAAGCACCGTAATCCTTGGCGCTTCAAAAACAAGCCAGCTTAAAGAAAATCTGGATGCCCTGGAAATACTTCCTAAACTTACCGATGATGTAATGGCCCGGATTGAGACAATTTTACAGAATAAGCCTTAG
- a CDS encoding lamin tail domain-containing protein — translation MKKILLFHALILCTFSVFGQVTDDFSDGNFSFNPAWAGDTDKFIINSLFQLQLSAPPPTSTYDTAYLQTSNSRLLGTEWQFFTAFNFAPSDQNYLRVYLASDQSNLKDSLNGYFLQFGSRLDTDAIDLYLQDGTIEKLIAHGIDGHVANPVSITVKVVRDESGNWSVYSDLSGGTIFSLEATGTDTTFITTNYFGFLCRYSSTRASGFYFDNVYIGPPVSDTIAPSVSSLIVQSSNQLDVIFSEPVDTASSENLFNYIVNNGVGNPISAAGDSSNPDVVHLTFGINFPNGLIDTLVISGVKDFAGNIINDTAVGFSFYTPKQNDIIINEIMADPDPPIGLPNSEYTELYNRTSYPVNLAGWSFSDSTSSVILPPFVLPPNGYVLLCSQSYVSAFSVYGAVIGLSSAISLNNEGDVLTLSDASGLKINSVSYNATWYHDATTTGGRSLELIDPGNFCGGFTNWSESKDLSGGTPDRQNSIYASNPDTVAPQLLEAVIVSLTEIDLFFSEALDNSSASDLTHYSISPSETLISVIAGNTDFSLVKLFLGTPLDSSTIYTISIHNISDLCGNINDGISNASLELAIPASISIGDLIINEILFNPKTGGYDYVEIYNKSNKIFDLKDLRIATTDANDSLLDIISPVPNGYSFFPQQYVVFTENPDAVKLQYAAQNPEWFIKTPIPSLSNTEGVMVLLNSSLQRIDQLHYYESWQFPLLASDDGVALERISFNAPTQDSSNWHSAASTAGYGTPSYKNSEYYSPEATNAISITPQVFSPDNDGFNDIVSVNYQFDKPGYTANATVYDAQGRKIIDIVKNQIVGQSGNFTWDGIDNNGEKSRLGIYIIYLEVFDLNGNVKHYKKACALGGKKN, via the coding sequence TTGAAAAAGATACTTCTCTTCCATGCTCTTATCCTTTGCACCTTTTCAGTTTTTGGACAGGTAACTGATGATTTCTCCGACGGCAATTTCAGCTTTAATCCGGCTTGGGCAGGTGATACGGATAAATTTATAATTAACTCTCTTTTTCAACTACAACTGAGTGCACCTCCTCCTACTTCTACTTACGATACGGCTTACCTGCAAACTTCCAACAGCAGGCTTTTGGGTACTGAATGGCAATTTTTCACAGCCTTTAATTTTGCACCTTCCGATCAAAATTATTTAAGAGTATACCTGGCAAGCGATCAGAGTAATTTAAAAGATTCATTAAATGGTTATTTTCTTCAGTTTGGGTCACGACTGGATACAGATGCCATTGACCTTTATTTGCAAGACGGAACTATTGAAAAATTGATTGCCCATGGCATAGATGGTCATGTCGCCAATCCTGTTTCTATTACGGTTAAGGTTGTTCGCGATGAATCGGGTAACTGGTCGGTCTATTCTGATCTTTCAGGTGGAACAATTTTTTCATTAGAGGCAACCGGAACTGATACCACCTTTATTACTACTAATTACTTTGGATTTTTGTGCCGTTATTCAAGCACCCGGGCAAGTGGTTTTTATTTTGATAACGTTTATATAGGTCCACCTGTGAGCGATACAATAGCTCCTTCAGTGTCCTCGCTTATCGTGCAATCTTCTAACCAACTGGATGTCATCTTCAGTGAACCAGTAGATACAGCATCTTCAGAAAATTTATTCAACTATATCGTAAATAATGGGGTAGGAAATCCGATTTCTGCAGCAGGCGATTCTTCTAACCCGGATGTAGTGCACCTTACTTTTGGTATTAATTTCCCTAATGGTTTAATTGATACGCTGGTGATATCAGGTGTTAAGGATTTTGCAGGAAATATAATTAATGACACCGCTGTAGGTTTTTCTTTTTACACTCCTAAGCAGAATGATATCATCATTAATGAGATTATGGCTGATCCTGATCCACCTATCGGACTACCAAATTCAGAATATACTGAATTATATAACCGAACATCTTATCCAGTTAACCTTGCAGGCTGGTCATTTAGTGATTCTACTTCATCCGTAATACTTCCACCCTTTGTTTTGCCGCCAAACGGATATGTTCTTCTCTGCAGTCAGAGCTATGTTTCAGCATTTTCCGTTTATGGTGCCGTAATTGGACTTTCTTCTGCTATAAGTCTGAATAATGAAGGTGATGTGTTAACACTTTCTGATGCCAGTGGATTAAAGATAAATTCCGTAAGTTATAATGCAACATGGTATCACGACGCAACTACTACAGGAGGAAGATCTTTAGAATTGATCGATCCGGGAAATTTTTGCGGAGGCTTTACCAACTGGAGTGAGTCAAAAGATTTGAGCGGGGGAACTCCTGACCGGCAAAATTCTATTTATGCTAGTAATCCGGATACTGTGGCTCCACAGCTTCTGGAAGCGGTTATAGTCAGTTTAACGGAGATAGATCTGTTTTTCAGTGAGGCATTGGATAATTCAAGTGCCTCGGATCTCACCCATTATTCTATTAGTCCATCGGAAACTCTAATAAGCGTAATTGCAGGAAATACTGATTTTTCTCTTGTAAAGCTTTTTCTGGGAACTCCCTTAGACTCCAGCACTATATATACAATTTCCATACACAACATTTCCGATCTGTGTGGAAATATAAACGATGGAATTTCCAATGCATCGCTTGAGCTGGCAATACCTGCTTCAATTTCCATTGGAGATTTAATTATAAATGAGATTCTTTTCAATCCGAAAACGGGCGGATATGATTACGTGGAAATTTATAATAAGAGCAATAAAATTTTTGATCTTAAGGATTTGCGTATTGCCACTACGGATGCTAATGATTCGCTTCTTGATATAATATCGCCTGTTCCCAACGGATATTCGTTTTTCCCTCAGCAATACGTGGTATTTACAGAAAATCCTGACGCAGTGAAACTACAGTATGCAGCACAAAACCCGGAATGGTTCATTAAAACTCCAATACCATCATTAAGCAATACAGAAGGAGTAATGGTACTTTTAAATTCTTCTTTGCAGAGAATAGATCAGCTGCATTACTATGAAAGCTGGCAGTTTCCTCTACTGGCCAGCGATGATGGAGTTGCACTTGAACGCATAAGCTTTAACGCTCCCACTCAAGATTCTTCAAACTGGCATTCGGCAGCATCAACTGCAGGTTACGGCACCCCATCGTATAAGAATTCAGAATATTATTCTCCGGAAGCAACTAATGCAATTTCGATTACACCGCAAGTTTTTTCTCCGGATAATGATGGGTTTAATGATATAGTATCTGTAAATTATCAATTTGATAAACCTGGGTATACTGCTAATGCTACTGTTTATGATGCGCAGGGGAGAAAAATAATTGATATTGTTAAAAATCAAATAGTTGGGCAATCAGGCAATTTTACATGGGATGGTATTGATAACAATGGTGAAAAATCGAGGTTAGGTATCTATATAATATATTTAGAAGTTTTTGACTTGAATGGTAACGTGAAGCATTATAAAAAAGCGTGCGCGTTAGGAGGTAAAAAGAATTAA